One Spinacia oleracea cultivar Varoflay chromosome 4, BTI_SOV_V1, whole genome shotgun sequence DNA segment encodes these proteins:
- the LOC110783859 gene encoding protein FAR1-RELATED SEQUENCE 9-like translates to MEGFTELFSYLMKYCDTVAEFEHYWPRFIKNYKCEKNVWFNNLYVIREHWCRAYSKDSFSGGALSSQRSESTNNSIKDRLRKTYGLCDFYHLFLDVISAWRSKESHHDYRVLRGNRHMAATNVSILVHARKVYTGYLYVKCEEQFLRGISLNQERTFEDAEKVVYLLWKPATADLIRHEVTFNKITFESNCTCKHFSEVGLLCSHILHIYSIHCVDMLPEQYILKRWTKAAIRNVVVDEQSSKANVVPASVCRFQTMRKFVRLVTSCQDFLEARVEIDTAFDLLRQKVESVREPVEGIDVPGHDGKDGPSIKDPKRRRKKGETNEMPKGIVEKECNKKKAWRKCAEKHAENVKAKAQASVQEFDALGNPLLYSHPSSGSELCVLGSSLENGISGKSVVPNCVQEDICGKKAIPDVVDSLKCFVQGGFGSQSKKRKGIYSTCAPISANTELNSPAARVSLYDEIMANFDK, encoded by the exons ATGGAAGGTTTTACTGAGTTGTTTAGTTATCTTATGAAGTACTGTGATACTGTTGCTGAGTTTGAACATTATTGGCCAAg ATTCATTAAGAACTATAAGTGTGAGAAGAATGTATGGTTTAATAATTTGTATGTGATTAGAGAGCATTGGTGCCGTGCGTATTCTAAGGATTCTTTCTCTGGTGGAGCTTTGTCTTCTCAAAGGAGTGAATCGACTAATAATTCTATTAAAGATAGGTTGAGGAAGACATATGGTTTATGTGATTTTTATCACTTGTTTTTAGATGTTATATCTGCATGGCGAAGCAAAGAAAGTCACCATGATTATCGTGTATTGAGGGGAAATCGGCATATGGCTGCTACCAATGTTAGTATACTTGTGCATGCAAGGAAGGTGTACACTGGTTATCTATATGTGAAGTGTGAGGAGCAGTTTTTGAGAGGAATTTCATTGAATCAGGAACGTACATTTGAAGATGCAGAAAAAGTTGTTTATCTGTTATGGAAGCCTGCTACAGCTGATTTAATAAGGCATGAGGTTACGTTTAACAAAATTACATTTGAGTCCAATTGTACATGCAAGCATTTTTCTGAAGTGGGTTTATTGTGTTCTCATATTCTTCATATATATAGTATACATTGTGTTGATATGTTACCTGAGCAATACATTTTGAAGAGGTGGACGAAAGCAGCTATTCGCAACGTTGTTGTGGATGAACAATCCTCCAAAGCAAATGTTGTTCCCGCTTCTGTTTGCAGATTTCAAACTATGAGGAAGTTTGTTCGTTTGGTTACATCTTGTCAAGATTTCCTTGAAGCTAGAGTAGAAATTGATACCGCATTTGATTTGTTAAGGCAAAAGGTTGAGAGTGTTAGGG AGCCGGTTGAGGGCATTGATGTTCCTGGTCACGATGGAAAGGATGGTCCATCCATTAAAGATCCAAAAAGGCGTAGGAAAAAGGGTGAGACAAACGAGATGCCTAAGGGTATTGTTGAGAAGGAGTGTAACAAAAAGAAGGCTTGGAGGAAATGTGCTGAAAAACATGCTGAAAATGTTAAAGCTAAAGCCCAAGCTTCTGTTCAG GAGTTTGATGCTTTGGGAAATCCTCTCCTTTATTCTCATCCAAGTTCTGGCTCAGAGTTGTGTGTATTAGGTTCATCCCTTGAG AATGGTATTTCTGGAAAGAGTGTAGTACCTAATTGTGTTcag GAGGATATTTGTGGTAAGAAAGCAATACCAGATGTTGTGGACTCTTTGAAATGTTTTGTCCAG GGTGGTTTTGGTTCTCAATCTAAGAAAAGGAAAGGAATATATTCGACATGCGCTCCAATTTCTGCTAACACGGAATTGAATTCTCCTGCTGCTCGTGTATCGCTTTATGACGAGATTATGGccaattttgataaataa
- the LOC130471808 gene encoding protein FAR1-RELATED SEQUENCE 5-like — translation MMQRNQAECDSVKWFKLENEITVGEENGEKVEDDGNGKGERERWKMIENGNFSSLNFIYSNLIHGSSVSTLSSVHDFTSKSSIDSILAEINADNSSVLSALMKELSKEVVVVEEASASELMLKEVSSDDEAYEMYNDYAFRKGFSIRKGLIRTSRRTGLWIMRRFLCSNSGFKDVKKETLRKYERSELRTGCTAFIQFSITNDGVWTVVRHNMTHNHHMIPADKKYLLRSQRDITGEQLKYLSAVKASGCRVSDLLRAMRKEVGGSPNLGFITADAYNALAAEKAMKLDGKDCNQLIRYFAQRQSSESDFYYDFKLDEHGHLISFFWRDGRMKRDYEYFGDLLVFEMTYRTNRYDMICAPFVGMNHHCNNVVFGLGFLVNKCIPSFIWLFESFLQSMGGGIPQTIMTDQAPAIAAAIS, via the exons ATGATGCAAAGAAATCAAGCAGAATGTGATTCAGTCAAATGGTTTAAACTAGAGAATGAAATTACCGTAGGAGAGGAAAATGGAGAGAAAGTGGAAGATGATGGAAATGGAAAAGGAGAAAGGGAGAGGTGGAAGATGATAGAGAATGGAAAT TTTTCCTCTTTGAATTTCATTTATTCCAATCTCATCCATGGTTCTTCTGTTTCTACATTAAGCTCTGTTCATGATTTTACTAGCAAAAGTTCCATTGATTCTATACTTGCTGAAATTAATGCTGATAATTCCTCAGTTCTCTCTGCGTTGATGAAGGAAT TGTCTAAAGAAGTAGTAGTGGTTGAAGAAGCATCTGCATCAGAATTAATGTTAAAAGAAGTTAGTAGTGATGATGAAGCTTATGAAATGTATAATGATTATGCATTTCGGAAGGGTTTCAGTATTCGTAAGGGATTAATTAGGACTAGTCGTAGAACTGGTTTGTGGATTATGCGCAGATTTCTTTGTTCTAATTCTGGCTTTAAAGATGTTAAGAAGGAAACATTGAGGAAGTATGAGAGGTCTGAATTGCGTACAGGTTGTACTGCTTTTATTCAGTTTTCTATTACCAATGATGGTGTTTGGACTGTGGTGAGGCATAACATGACTCACAATCATCATATGATTCCCGCTGACAAGAAATACTTGCTTAGGTCTCAAAGAGATATTACAGGGGAGCAGCTCAAGTATCTTAGTGCAGTGAAAGCCAGTGGTTGTAGAGTGTCTGATTTGCTTCGTGCAATGAGAAAAGAAGTCGGAGGATCTCCTAATTTAGGGTTTATTACTGCTGATGCATACAACGCTTTGGCTGCTGAAAAGGCAATGAAACTTGATGGTAAAGACTGTAATCAGTTAATTAGGTACTTTGCTCAAAGACAATCTTCTGAGAGTgatttttattatgattttaaGTTAGATGAACATGGACATTtaattagtttcttttggagGGATGGAAGGATGAAAAGGGATTACGAATATTTTGGTGATTTATTGGTGTTTGAAATGACATACCGGACAAATCGGTATGATATGATATGTGCACCATTTGTTGGAATGAATCATCATTGCAATAATGTTGTTTTTGGTTTGGGGTTTCTGGTTAATAAGTGTATTCCTTCATTTATTTGGTTGTTTGAATCTTTTTTGCAATCAATGGGTGGTGGAATACCCCAAACTATAATGACAGATCAAGCTCCTGCCATTGCTGCTGCTATTAGCTAA